Sequence from the Pyrobaculum neutrophilum V24Sta genome:
CCCCCCGGCGGCGGCCGCATACGTGGAGCAAGCCGTGGGGAGGGTGCTGGAGGTGGCCGCGCCGGAGGAGGGAGGCGGCTTCATTAGGTACGTAGAGCTCTTCAACAGGGAGCGGTTCTGGGAGGCGCATGGGGCTTTGGAGAGGATCTGGATGGAGACCAGAGACGAGGCGGTGCGGGGGCTGATACTGCTGGCGGCGGCCTTCGTAAAACTCCAGGAGGGGCTCCCGGAAAGGTTCGAGCACATGCTGAGGGAGGCTCTGGGGTTGCTCAGAGACGTATCGTGTATAAAGGCGGAGGAG
This genomic interval carries:
- a CDS encoding DUF309 domain-containing protein; the protein is MRVLIIAENPGFTPSQRRHLIRRLRERLRVITVRIATRHVEIDVDAEDPPAAAAYVEQAVGRVLEVAAPEEGGGFIRYVELFNRERFWEAHGALERIWMETRDEAVRGLILLAAAFVKLQEGLPERFEHMLREALGLLRDVSCIKAEEIKAKAEKALMDKTPFKIECSTPSPPA